Below is a window of Malania oleifera isolate guangnan ecotype guangnan chromosome 1, ASM2987363v1, whole genome shotgun sequence DNA.
GTTGACATTAGAGAAGACACGATCAATGTTGATTCAAAAGTAATAGTCCACAACCTCAATATGGACCTGAGTCTTGATCTATTCATTAAAAAAAGAgaacatacatgcatatatatgtacgtacacatacatatatatgctTGAAAGAATTTATGTAAGCACTAAGTACTGAGAAGATGAAAaagttaatttagaattttttttttgagggtGATACAAATTAGTGAATCTTCGATTAATTTCACGAATCAAATATTGCTTGAAGCAATAAAATAAACTTCTTCATTATGTGAACTACACTAATAGTATCACAAATATTAAGAAGTTCATCATTAAATAAAGTTGCAATTTATGTTTTTTAATTGTTGTTGTAAGaaatatatcataatattttcaaacttaacACATGAACTCATGATAAATAcctatacattttttttttttttttatagttttaaaagaGGCGCTCACGACGTACAATCACCATTTCATGAAACTCACCTCTAACTTCTTTTGTCCCATGCCGTGTTTTTATTTTTCGTTTCCTCAGTTCTAAAGAAGGCATCAATGCTACAATGCCATAAGAAAATTTTCGAAGTCCAAAAGGCTAAAATGGAAGTTTCAACCCCACCATGGGGTCCACTTCAGTACTTCCACGTGAAAGTAACTTTCTCGCCGTACATAAAAGCACTGCTTCAGACTCCGCGCCACTACACCTGTTTCTCTCGTCTGCAGTTCATTCGTTCAACTTCTCTGAATCGCATTAAGTTGAATGGGACAGTTGTTGATCTTCGTAATTTAGATAATGTGAGAGTCGGTTTCATCATCTTCACCAGGTCTGCAAAATCTTCAATTGTCATCTATTTTATTTCAGTTACAATTCATTTCATCAATGTATTTCTGGTTTGATTTAACCCTTCATTTCTTCGGTTTTATGTTCACTTCATATTTTCTAGGGTATGTTCAATATTTGCATTGCTAGCTTGCTATTTTCTGCAATCTGTGAGTGTGCGCGGCAGCAGGGCGTCTAGTGTGTAGTCAGTAATGGATTTTCACCGTGCATGATCGTTTCTGATGGTCATtgatgtatgtatgtgtatagaTCATTAACTCATGTTTTAACACTAAAATAATACAGTTTATATGGATTATTTTAGCTTaatgtaaattttaaattttagtaatTTTCTTTTTCGTCAGTGTgttatttttcccaaatattaGCAAGTGACAGCCTTGTAATTCTTTTTcttaatatattttgttttttaattttatgttATAAAGATTCttaaataaattattcaaaatataattaGGTTATAGGAAAAGATTCCTTCTCTAATCTCTGCTATTTGCTTAATTCATTTTACGAACTGATTTCAATATATACTGCTGTAAAATTGTCATTTTAGAAAGTTCAGCCCATGATATCATCAAGTCAAAATCCCTTTGTTGATGGTCAACCCATCTAAGAAAGGTAAACACAAATAGTATTAAACTATAAGGGAGGTAAGTGCATTGTTAAAAACTTCAAGTGCCGATGTTAGAAAGCCTCACCTGATGTTTTTCCAATTTGCTCATTTGTTCATTTACACTCCTTTGGTTTTTTAAGTTAGCCTAACCATtattaaaaagttattttattatactccTGTTTATTTAACTGTAAGCTTTTCTTagttaaatttgatttttaatttgaaTAATATAAACCAGAAAATTAAAAATTGGGTTAAAAAAATTTCTTGTTCATGTTGTTTGAATTAACTCATAGAATTATGagtatgtgtacatgtgtgtgcaTGCTTTCGGTGTGCATATATGACGGCTTGTGTTATGTTTCTCATATTTATATATGTCTGTATGTATGATGACTTGGAATTAAATTGCTGATGCAATGGTAATCTCTGACGATGGCAGGGAAAATGGGAGTTGTTCTATTGCCCAATGCAGCATTTGGGTCTCCTCCTCACTGCCCAATTGTTTGCTCAGGCATGCTTTCTGGCTATAGTTCAAATTATTATCTTAGGTGCCATTCCCCCAAATTTAGAAGCACTTCTAATGGGAGAAGGTGGTTAACAGATCACACGTCTCAACTCTTCTCTTTTAATTAAAAATCGAGAAAATTTTGTAATTGTGTACACATTTTTTTCCCAGGAAACTTTTGTCCATGAGCAATCGGTTTCGTCGATCAAGGACCATTATTTTATCTAGCGCGGTATTTATTCACTTACATACTATTTCGAGTGCACATACTTCTGTTTTCTACATTGGTTATAATGCAAAGAATTACTCGCTTTTATGAACATGGAGAAAATGAACTAATTTGATTGTTTTTACATTTCAAGTGGAGATACTTGGGgttatttttggaaaaagaaaagaaaagataaaactggtatgaGCATCTCTTAGAAAATGGAAAGTTGACTTCAGTTTATGTCATGGACAAATCTTTtggtttaattttaaaaaaaatgcaaattagGCAGAGGGTGATTGAAGATCTAAAGATTACTTGACAGGGTGATTCAAATGATGCCTTTATGGAGATTGATGACCATGGGGATGGTTATTCATCAGGAAGGAGTGAAGTCTTAGAGGTATATGAAGATGAACTACTGGCAGCCAAAAAAGCTCTTTCTGAGGCCCGAGTTAGACAAGAAAgcatagagaaagaaagagatcAGTTACTTGAAGAACTGGCTCGATCCCAGGCCAAGCAGCAGGAGTATGTGAATACTATATTGCATGATAAGGAACTGGCTATTGCAGAACTCGAGGCGGCTAAGTCTATTTTTAATCAGAAGCTCCAAGAGTCTGTGGAAGAGAAGTTCACCTTGGAATCAAAATTGGTCCTTGCAAAACAGGATGCTGTTGAACTAGCAGTACAAGTTGAAAAGTTAGCAGAGATTGCATTTCAGCAGGCCACCTCTCACATATTGGAAAATGCACAACTGAGGGTTTCAGCGGCAGAAACTTCTGCTGCTGAGGCAGTTTATCAGATAGAAGAACAAATGAGGAATGCAACAGAAGGTACCATACTATCCATTGTTGAACAGTCAAAGGATGCTATACAGAAGGCTTTGGTTGTGGCGGATAGTGCTGGTGACTATGCAACAAGAGCAGTGGCCACAATTACAGATGCAATTAATCCGATAGATGAAATTGCATCCATACAATCTCAGAATATTAAGTTGCAGGGTTCTGTTCGTGATTTAGAAGCTCAGTTGTTGCTTACAAGAACTGAGGTTGACGGATTGAAGTTTGAGTTGGAACAAGCCTGTGCACGAGCGAATGCATCTGAAGTTCGAGCTAATGATGCGGAGAGACGGTTGCTTGAATTTCAGGAGTCAAACAGGAAAATATCTCTTCAGCAAGAGGAGGAAAATAAATCATTGCTGGAGAAAGTGAAGAAAGATGCAGCCGACAGGAAGAAGGCCATTTCCAAGGCTTTTAAGGTTGAGTTGGAGAGCATTAAGGCTGTCATTGAAGCTGCTAAAAAAACGGCACTTTTGAAAGATGAGGCCTATATGAGGAGATGTGAAGCACTGCAGAGATCATTAAGGGCATCTGAAGCTGCCTTGAAGATGTGGAGACAGAGAGCAGAAATGGCAGAATCACTATTATTAAAGGGAACTCCACTTGTTGAAGGGGACCAAGATAACATTTTTTTGGTAAATGGAGGACGTATAGATGTTTTGACCGATGATGATTCTCAGAAATGGAAATTACTGAGTGCTGGTCCTCGTAGGGAAATTCCAGAATGGATGGCACGGAGGATTCAGACCATCCGTCCAATGTTTCCACCTCGAAAGATTGATGTATCTGAAGCCTCCTtatcaaaatttataaatttgGAGTTGCCCAAACCTGAAGAAGTGTGGTCAATTGCTCAGGAAAAGACAAAGGAAGGGGACACACTTATAGAGCATGTAATTGAGAGAGAAGTGATAGAGAAGAAACGGAAGGCTTTAGAACGTGCTCTTAAGCGAAAGACCATTCAGTGGCTGAAGACACCAGAACAAACAAAACTAGGTTATTTGCTTTCATCAAGAGTAtttttgctatatttatttcACTGGTTATGATTTCCGAATGAGACCTAAAATTGACATGTATAATTTGACATGGGCTTCTGTGCAGAGCCAGGGACAGGCACTGGGCGTGAAATTGTGGTTAGTACATTTGCTTTTATTTGTTCTGTGCTCCAATAAATCCATGTTACAGAACGAATTTGCCTTAAAACGCTGTTGAAACAAGATGACTTTTTCCATTTAACTGAGACATGGTGCTCTGAGTCAGGATCTTCTCATGCACTGTTTATTTTGCACGTGATGCCATCTACGTTTGCTATATTACTTTCACTGTTTTGTGTATGACCAACTGAGTCACTGCACTATTGGTTTTCTTATGAAACTTGCGGCCTTTGTATTTTAGTCTTCTTAAGTGATTATACCATGAAGAAGGAAGCATTAATACTTTTagatatgatttttattgttttaaattcaGACATAAGAATATGGAAAATTTTTAGGCAGCAGAATAGCTGATGCCATCTTTTACCATGTACATTATCCCATCTATTAGATAACAGGGAAAAAAAGAATACAGCTGTATGAGACTGTGTTTAGATTAATGGATGGCGAAGAGTAATAACAAATAAAGAGTCAaatggttttttgtttttgtttgcttTTCCCCCCCCACCATTTCTTATGCCTGGATGCGCCAAATAATTGAAGGAATGGGAGTAAACTTCTGCTGAAGATGCCATCCCTAGTCAGACAATTGCTCTGGCCACTGCTTATTTGCTTTGTGAACCCCATTGTTCCATCTCCAACTACCTCTTATTCTTTTCTTCTCCCATTCCTCCCCAGTATCCATATGAAGGTTATTTTAATCTCTATCTACATTGTGCAATTTTTGTCCCTTGCTGGATATGAATCTAAAGTTGAACCTTAACCCATTTGGATGGTTGTTATATTCAAACCAGCTCACAAGCTTATGCCATAGACATAGTGATGTAGGACGAGAAGTGGGTTTTTCGGTGCATCATTTTGAACAATTTGGATGCCTGTTTCAAAGAATAGGGTCAATGGATGATTGAGTTCTAAATCAAATGTGCTTAGCTAATTAGTgggtttattatgtgtgtttagttttCTGCTTGTAAGATTATGTGTTTTGGGGGCTTGTTCGTAATGTTTTATATTTTAGGGGTGTGTTTTTAATTTCATGTACctttttaggggtatatgtgtaatttcttgTATGTAGGCTTTTTTATCAGTAGTGCGTGAAAGCCAATAGGAGGTgtttattgatgaatttgaattgagaagtgAACGTGAGTTTTCCATCAATTGTATCTTTTCCCTCACCTATCTTCTTCCTCCTCCCTTTTTCTTGTTCTTcccctcttcttctctcctcaATTCCTTCTAATTTCTCCTTTGGAAGATAATCCATGATGCTGTCTTGCATCACATAGTGTCACAAGCTAGCTTGTTTAGgccattatgcttgcttgtgagtGCATCTCTTTTGTGCATGGGATgggtaaccatcatgtaaatactagtgtaggttttaTTCTTGGAGTAGGATAATGCCTTAGTGAAAATACCGCATTTCTTAGTCATAGAGTGAGAATAGCATGGAAAGCTCTTTAtaggagggtgagtgttcaacTTAATTAGCTATTATAAAAGTGTTTAGCCCACATGCAACGTTGCCTACAAAGGTGTGAATAATTAATTGAATTTCTTTACAGTTTACTACTTGATTCGTGTTCACTTGCATGTTTGTTTATTGCATCCACTTACTTTGTGTTCAATGTTTGTGATTCTGTTCCTGTGGTAAGACCATTGTGTACTCTTGGCTGACTAGCTAAGCAAGTGTGCTATAACTAGTGTTGCACACAAGATGTGAAGTGTTCGACCTTtgaaaattggtatcaaagcttgatTAATTGGTTTTTGATTCAGTTGTCTTTGTATTATGGGATTGTGAGAAGCACTAGTAAGAGAATCATGTTGCGCGCCAATTCCAAGAGAATTGGTGTGCTAGACAGCCAATAATGTGGCTATAGAGATGGCCTGACTTGTGGAACGTGTTGACATATTGAAGggatcccaaaaacaagatcagGGTTTAATTGAGGAATTGTCAAAAGACTTTGGCGCTACGATATAAGTGCTACAAATCCAAATGGGTGAGCTTACTGCATCGTGCTATTTGGAACTCCAGTTTTACATGGGTAGAGTATGGAGGAACAAGGGTGCCAGAATCATGAGTGTATGGGGGTGCttgtgatgccaaggagttggacTTATTTGGCATGGAGCAGTACTTTTTTTGTAGTGAGGACCAACTCGAACGAGGCAAAAGTATCCATGGCATCTATGTACTTAAGTGTTGTTTTATTTCCTTTAAGGATTGAAACTGTGTGTAGGGGCTTAACTTCATTGTCAAAGAGTTCAAGATTTGCCTATTTCATAGGCTGCTTGATTGACTATGCTGGAAAAAGTTCAACAATGTTGAAGGAGAGTGACATGTTGAGTGGAAACAACAAAATGTCTTTCAAGAGGGGCAAACCAAAAAGTGGGGGAGCCAATACCAGAGCATCAACTTCAAAGGAAACTTTATCATCTTGGTTTCAGCACATGTAGTGCTAAGGGCCAGTTGGTGTGCCTTTTGTGTCGAGGCCCTTATAGTTGTTGATTGATTGCCCGTACAAAGTAATTGCTCAATGCGCTGCAAGCTTTCATTGCAGAGGGGACACAAGGAGAGGATGCAGATAAGGGTAAGGAGGAAAACCCGAGGATGGGTGCAAACTCAATGTGTTGGAGAGTTAGACAAAAGAATCAAAAGTTATATAAGCTAATGGGTTAATGTTTGTAGATCTATGGATTAGTGGGAAAAGCACTCGTGCTATGGTGGATAACAGGGCTACCTACAACTTTGTCTAATAAGGGAAAGCACGTAATCTCAACTTAAACTTGACAATAAGATTACCATGACAATGTGGGAGCTCATTAAGGAGAACCTTGCCAAAGATCCAGTTGCCCAAAACCTCTTAAAGTTGGTGGAAGAGAGTGGAGCGTGATAGTTTTGGTTAGAGGATGGATTGCTGTGACACATGGTAATTGATTCTTTGAGCTGGTGGCCTAAGGACGACACTATTGCAAGAATGTCGTGATACCATGTCGGGAAGCCACCCATAACGACATCGGACTTTAGCATTGTTGAAGCAAAGGTTCCATTGGTCACACATGCATAGTGAGGTTGTTGATTATACATGAAATTGTCTCACCTCCCAGCAAGACAAGGTCGAACAAAAGAAGATTACAGGACTATTGGAGCCTCTTAAAGTTCCAAGGAGTCTGTGGGAGAGTGTTTCACTTGACTTCATCACCAACTTGGCTAGAGTTGGGGATgtagggtctatacttgtggttatagactAATTTTTGAAGTACGGACACAATCCATGGCTTTCACCCACTAGAATTGAGTCAAACCTTCATTTCTTGGCTTACCCACACGTTTTTTGAAATATCTTGTGAAGCACTTGGGTGTTCCTCAAGATATTGTCAGTGATCGAGACACAAGATTCAAAGGAAACTTCTGGACAAAACTTTTCAAAACCCTCAATTCATAGTTTGACATATCTTCAAGATACCACTTGCACAAAGATGGACAAAACAGAGAGATTCAAcaagctactagatgagtacttgcgcTATTTCATTGTTGCCAACCAAAAGAATTAGTGTAGCTACTTGACATGGCTTAGTTTTGTTTCAATGCTCAAAAGATCTTAGCAGCCAACAAATGTTCTTTTAAGCTAGTAATAGGCCAACAAAAGGTGTTACCTCACAAATAAAATAATCCAAGAGTGTACAtattcaccaaagaatggagatagAATGTGGATATTGCTTGAGTttacttggagagaacttccaaGAAGATGATGAAATTGGAAGATCAAGAACATGACTATTGCACTTCAATATGGCTAACTTAGTGCTTGTTAATTTCCATCAAGAACACATTAAGTCACTATAAGGtcaagataggagactactttgcAAATATGAAGGACCGGCTTGCATCTAGCCTAAAGTTAGGAAGACATCTTACATAGTTGATCCTTCGATATGGATGTGTTTCATGTTAGCTACCTTAAACCATTCATTGTCGATACAGAAGATCCAAGCAGAAGTCAAATAGAGCATTACTGAAGATGTTGCAACTTGATTGATGAGAAGTTGAAGATTTGTAGACAGAGAGTTCACCTCATGAACGAAGAAGCAACATGGGTTCTTTGTAAAGTGGAAAGGCCTCGAAGGGAATGTCAGCAGAAGATATGGAACTGTAAATGGACAAAGTTGAAAAGTACATAGCGTCTAGGTCTATGAGAACCTCAAcaacataagtgggggagaatctCACGATCTAAGCTTGTTGAGGGCTTGCTTGTGACTGCTTGTTTTGCGTGTGTGGAATGGGTAACTACCATGTAAATACTAGCGTATGTTTTATTCTTGGAGTAGGAAAATTCCTTGGTGAAAATAGTGATTATAACTCTTCgccactttgatgtttcctagtaatagagtgagaatagcatagaaagatTTTTAGGAGAGGGTGTATGCTCATTAGTCATCGTAAAACTCACTAGACATtgtaaatgtgtttagcctacttgcctctctcATTAAATGCAACTTGGCTACGCAGGTGTGAATAATGAATTGCATTGTTTTACAGTTTACCTCGTGGCTCGTGTTCATGTACATGTTTGTTTACTAGGTGTTGCATTTTTTCTCACTAGACAAGAATCAATATGTTCTAGCTTTTTTATTACCAGCACGAGGGGATTCCTATTTAACTGTTGCTTATggtctaatttttcattttcttaaagTGCTCCTATAACTGTTCATCTTCTCTACTAAGCAAAAGGGTATAACAGTAAAAAtgatgataaaattatttttaaaacacaaaaTAGAAGTTTGCCTGCCATAAGTATGCATGGCTAGTCCTAATGAACTTTTAtgtgtttaatatattatataaGCTTTTACAGCGGTTTCTTATAAACTGGTTTATGCTTGAAGCTTCAAGGTTTTAATTGGGAAAGCTGGAGAAGGCGGTGGTACCTGGAGTTAGCTCCTAAAGCTGCTGATTTATCTCAATGTGGAATAACAGCAGTGTGGCTCCCACCTCCAACAGAATCTGTTGCTCCTCAAGGTTTGTTACCAACATTATCATAATATCATTCTGTCTTCCTCTTGATGCCCTGCTAATATAAATTTCTCTCaactgatttaaaaaaaaaaaaaaaagagaggcaTAAGGTCACTGCTTTTCTGAATGTATTAAAAAAAAGTTTTCCTGTTGATACTTCTATTCTAATAGAACAGAAATCAGTTTGAACAACCTTGTAGCTTAAATATGTGCTCATAATGGCTTGGATTCTGATACATGGTTTTTTcaattgcacttgtatgtaatcaCCTGTATACTTATTTTTAGTGGTGTGCTTTTAAATTAATGA
It encodes the following:
- the LOC131166996 gene encoding uncharacterized protein LOC131166996 — translated: MGVVLLPNAAFGSPPHCPIVCSGMLSGYSSNYYLRCHSPKFRSTSNGRRKLLSMSNRFRRSRTIILSSAGDSNDAFMEIDDHGDGYSSGRSEVLEVYEDELLAAKKALSEARVRQESIEKERDQLLEELARSQAKQQEYVNTILHDKELAIAELEAAKSIFNQKLQESVEEKFTLESKLVLAKQDAVELAVQVEKLAEIAFQQATSHILENAQLRVSAAETSAAEAVYQIEEQMRNATEGTILSIVEQSKDAIQKALVVADSAGDYATRAVATITDAINPIDEIASIQSQNIKLQGSVRDLEAQLLLTRTEVDGLKFELEQACARANASEVRANDAERRLLEFQESNRKISLQQEEENKSLLEKVKKDAADRKKAISKAFKVELESIKAVIEAAKKTALLKDEAYMRRCEALQRSLRASEAALKMWRQRAEMAESLLLKGTPLVEGDQDNIFLVNGGRIDVLTDDDSQKWKLLSAGPRREIPEWMARRIQTIRPMFPPRKIDVSEASLSKFINLELPKPEEVWSIAQEKTKEGDTLIEHVIEREVIEKKRKALERALKRKTIQWLKTPEQTKLEPGTGTGREIVLQGFNWESWRRRWYLELAPKAADLSQCGITAVWLPPPTESVAPQGYLPSDLYNLNSAYGSEEELKHCINEMHTQDLLALGDVVLNHRCAHKQSPNGVWNIFGGKLAWGPEAIVCDDPNFQGQGNPSSGDIFHAAPNIDHSQGFVQRDIKEWLNWLRNDIGFDGWRLDFVRGFSGSFVKEYIEASNPAFAIGEYWDSLVYEGGNLSYNQDAHRQRIVNWINATGGTSSAFDVTTKGILHSALHNQYWRLIDPQGKPTGVMGWWPSRAVTFLENHDTGSTQGHWPFPREKLTQGYAYILSHPGTPVIFYDHFYDFGIRDVITDLIEARRRAGIHCRSPVKIYHANNEGYVAQVGDALVMKLGHFDWNPFKENNLDGSWHKFVGQGSDYQVWLRQ